In one window of Coleofasciculus chthonoplastes PCC 7420 DNA:
- a CDS encoding retroviral-like aspartic protease family protein produces MPIKTSHPMGKVFTTLTIVNRADQIRAEDGTISPEQIRSITLDNVLVDTGATTLCLPQDVIAKLGLKILKEVDVATAMGIGKARIFQDAKLSMFGREGTFECLELPGGGDALLGVIPLESLGLEIDLQNQTLKPLPISPTETYLTIL; encoded by the coding sequence ATGCCAATTAAAACTAGCCACCCAATGGGAAAAGTTTTCACAACTCTGACGATCGTGAATCGAGCCGACCAAATTAGAGCTGAAGATGGGACAATTAGCCCCGAACAAATTCGGTCAATCACACTGGACAATGTATTGGTAGATACAGGAGCAACAACCTTGTGTTTGCCACAAGACGTTATCGCCAAACTCGGACTAAAAATACTCAAAGAAGTAGACGTAGCCACAGCAATGGGCATTGGCAAAGCCCGAATTTTTCAAGATGCTAAACTATCAATGTTTGGTCGGGAAGGAACTTTCGAGTGTTTGGAATTACCCGGCGGTGGCGATGCGCTTTTAGGCGTGATCCCGTTAGAATCGTTGGGGTTAGAAATAGACCTACAAAATCAAACCCTGAAGCCCTTACCCATCAGTCCGACAGAAACCTATTTGACAATATTGTAG
- a CDS encoding DUF433 domain-containing protein, giving the protein MSIQVEFQATAPPLRWDEAGGIRIGQSRVTLDSLLAAYQIGSTPEEIALQYDVLSLSEIYATIAYYLTHRQQIDNYLEQRRQNAQQYRQKLTQDNNLVNLRERLLARHQSQVS; this is encoded by the coding sequence ATGAGCATTCAAGTTGAATTTCAAGCTACCGCTCCACCCTTGCGATGGGACGAAGCTGGGGGTATCCGTATCGGTCAGAGCCGAGTAACCCTTGACAGTCTACTTGCTGCCTATCAAATCGGCTCTACTCCCGAAGAAATTGCTCTCCAATACGATGTGCTTAGCCTGTCAGAGATTTATGCAACTATCGCTTACTACCTCACCCATCGCCAGCAGATTGATAACTACTTGGAGCAGCGTCGCCAAAATGCTCAACAGTACAGACAAAAATTGACTCAAGACAATAATTTGGTTAATCTCCGAGAACGTCTCTTGGCTCGTCATCAATCCCAAGTAAGTTGA
- a CDS encoding filamentous hemagglutinin N-terminal domain-containing protein produces MLTINQSLQRLIYGSAIAPLLFIPCNPVLAQITPDSTLGAEGSSILPNGVVIDGVTADLIQDGASRGSALFHSFLEFNINEGQRVYFANPDGIEAIFSRVTGTDPSDILGTLGVNGAADLIFINPNGIIFGENAQLDIRGSFIGSTANGVVFENGTTFSATNPEAPPLLTINVPLGLQYGNQNPAAITNSGTLEVGEDLTLVGGTVTSLGQLAAPAGHLEIAALTGDATVRDGLAQSAVLFANNNLILEESQLVTAGDLILLAGDTVRVRDSVEIPFIAHAGGNLYIQGNQGIDILALNHPGTPFQSGGELSLVSDGVISGDAHFASGSQFAILNLAGEPGEFWSYYDPIISVDGDVIIGDYTGASLLIEATGSIKTGNITITQADVALNNTNDPTDPDIAILTSEPALIMRSGVDTLKYPVTPPNLPQQPPPPPTNSTFKYENNFQGSVGSEWSNTQTETTPAGCTICTTFLGPFGQETVSLTLNNLPSPAQVTGSFELFIIGSWDGNDTSAISGPDVWQLSIDNNVWVNATFSNVNSKQSFPDDYLQGEHPSHQSADHIDELGYTSSTIPDLTFGDSIYTIEFSLEHTSNSLQLDFSKLPPGEVLENENWGIDDIEVVAEVSSTPPVTPPDNSLTLPSFTTSVKPSDGSITTVNIETLGGRVILDATSDINLIGGITSNGGEISIHSDSAVNATGVIIDSTNNEGTGNSGNIDVTAQSVSLADGARLLSRVVGNNQGGNITVKASESVNLTDSLPEGNSTGLFATSDGSGKPGNVFVETPELNLQGRARILTEAYDIGNAGELRIETDRLSLQGGASS; encoded by the coding sequence ATGTTGACCATCAATCAAAGCTTACAGCGTCTGATATATGGAAGCGCGATCGCTCCCCTCCTCTTCATCCCCTGTAACCCTGTCCTCGCCCAGATTACACCCGATTCCACACTAGGCGCTGAAGGTTCCTCAATCCTACCGAATGGTGTGGTTATTGATGGAGTCACCGCCGATTTAATTCAGGATGGCGCTAGTCGAGGTTCCGCCTTATTTCATAGCTTTTTAGAGTTTAATATTAATGAAGGACAACGGGTTTATTTTGCCAACCCTGACGGAATTGAAGCCATTTTTAGTCGGGTGACGGGAACTGATCCCTCGGATATTTTAGGGACATTAGGCGTCAATGGTGCAGCAGATTTAATCTTCATCAATCCTAATGGAATTATCTTTGGCGAAAATGCTCAATTAGACATCCGGGGTTCGTTTATTGGGAGTACAGCCAATGGGGTGGTATTTGAGAATGGCACAACGTTTAGTGCGACGAATCCCGAAGCACCGCCATTGCTTACTATTAATGTGCCTTTGGGATTGCAATATGGAAATCAGAATCCAGCCGCGATTACGAATTCTGGAACTCTAGAAGTGGGGGAAGATTTAACCTTAGTGGGTGGAACAGTTACCAGTTTAGGACAATTAGCCGCCCCCGCCGGACATTTGGAGATAGCCGCATTAACTGGAGATGCAACAGTGCGGGATGGGTTGGCGCAGTCGGCTGTTTTATTCGCGAATAATAATTTAATTTTAGAGGAAAGTCAGTTAGTCACCGCTGGAGATTTAATCCTGTTGGCTGGCGATACGGTGCGAGTGCGCGATAGTGTCGAAATTCCGTTTATCGCCCATGCTGGCGGGAATCTTTATATTCAGGGAAATCAAGGCATTGATATTCTGGCATTGAATCATCCGGGAACGCCGTTTCAGAGTGGTGGGGAGTTGAGTTTAGTCAGTGATGGGGTGATTTCTGGGGATGCTCATTTTGCCAGTGGGAGTCAGTTTGCGATTCTGAATTTAGCGGGGGAACCGGGGGAGTTTTGGAGTTACTATGATCCGATTATTAGTGTAGATGGGGATGTTATTATTGGGGATTATACAGGCGCTTCACTTTTAATCGAAGCCACCGGAAGCATCAAGACAGGAAATATCACAATTACTCAAGCAGATGTTGCTTTAAATAACACGAATGACCCCACTGACCCAGATATTGCTATATTGACAAGTGAGCCAGCTTTAATTATGCGATCGGGAGTCGATACTTTAAAATATCCGGTAACTCCGCCAAATCTACCACAGCAACCACCGCCACCACCAACCAACTCCACATTCAAGTATGAGAACAATTTTCAAGGATCAGTTGGTTCAGAATGGTCTAATACCCAAACAGAGACAACACCCGCCGGATGTACAATCTGTACAACTTTTCTGGGACCCTTTGGTCAAGAAACGGTAAGTCTAACACTTAATAATCTTCCCTCACCTGCCCAGGTTACAGGCTCTTTTGAGCTATTTATTATTGGCTCATGGGACGGTAACGATACCTCGGCGATTAGTGGACCCGATGTTTGGCAGTTAAGTATTGATAATAATGTGTGGGTAAACGCAACGTTTAGTAATGTCAACAGTAAACAATCATTTCCTGATGATTATCTTCAAGGAGAACATCCGTCCCATCAATCTGCTGATCACATAGATGAATTGGGATATACGTCTTCAACTATCCCTGATTTAACCTTCGGTGACTCAATCTACACGATAGAGTTTTCTCTTGAACACACATCAAACTCTCTACAACTCGATTTTTCTAAATTACCACCCGGAGAAGTGCTTGAAAATGAAAACTGGGGGATAGATGATATCGAGGTAGTTGCGGAAGTTTCCTCAACACCGCCAGTCACACCACCGGATAATAGCTTAACTTTACCCTCTTTCACGACTTCTGTAAAACCGTCAGATGGCAGTATCACCACAGTTAATATTGAAACTCTAGGAGGACGAGTTATCTTAGACGCAACCAGTGATATTAATCTGATTGGAGGAATTACCTCAAATGGTGGCGAGATTAGTATTCATAGTGATAGTGCAGTCAATGCCACGGGAGTGATTATCGATTCCACGAATAATGAAGGAACGGGTAATAGTGGTAATATTGACGTTACGGCACAATCAGTTTCTCTCGCTGATGGTGCCCGATTACTTTCTAGAGTAGTTGGCAACAATCAGGGAGGAAATATCACGGTAAAGGCTTCTGAGTCAGTTAACCTGACTGATTCATTACCGGAGGGAAATTCAACAGGTTTGTTTGCTACCTCTGATGGGAGTGGTAAACCGGGAAATGTTTTCGTAGAAACTCCAGAGTTAAATCTTCAAGGAAGAGCCAGAATATTAACGGAAGCTTACGATATAGGAAATGCTGGAGAATTAAGGATTGAAACTGACCGTTTAAGCCTTCAGGGTGGTGCTAGTTCCTAG
- a CDS encoding peptidase domain-containing ABC transporter — protein MKNVSGRLTKYPTPLSSPYQGLDEIFGCVLQQLSQGLLDSTTALELSQSFEFSELQLGFELLSNIIQQPNPQHSVHTEHNSTYSDTYLHIIGQGRVRLLGFDPSKGREVSAEVLETPGDSLGADQQLCNESLPYRAIAASEGWIARIRFDQLQPWLERFPELEAHWRQQAQNRQRLIFWKTLTQLRSQSHLAIEQLLPYIEDIEEIQIRAGESLADVATEQPGHFWLHGGEIERQGAESNAHRLPPTIGESWGHPQPIPTDWVAQTDLSVYWLPLEHWQAAQGIVQVLAQAQPESTNGSKPNPSLKSKTSRSLVQKTRTQALPVPQPQPEPASFESPDTQPIAFPQPTTGRYRGRQFWRGYPFIQQQSSSDCGPTCLAMIGRYWGKRFSLNSLRELADVGRAGASLKGLTKAAQTLGFKATPVRASLSRLQQQKNPWIAHWQGDHYVVVYRVKGDRVLMADPAMGKRLVPRQEFLTNWTGYALLLEPTAQLAAAPDEKRSLKRFWGLLWPHRSILLQIILASLLLQVFGLITPLFTQIILDRVVVNKSLITLQVFAIGLIIFGVWSIGIGVTRRYLLFYYSNRLSLTFISGFINHTLSLPLKFFESRQVGDIITRVQETSKIKAFLTQQVIGTWLDVLMVFVYAGLMFYYNWQLTLLVLATIPPIAILTVVASPFLRQKSREVFKEVAAQNSLLVEMMTGVATVKSTAAEQEVRWRWEDRFTSQLNTQFKAFHLSNGLQAVSGLFNTLGSTALLWYGATLVIQDQLTIGQFVAFNMLIGKVTSPILSLVALWDRFQEILVSVERLNDVFGTQPEEHPQQPMLTLPQIRGDVTLENVTFRYGEQEEHNTLENISLEVQAGETIALVGRSGSGKSTLVKLLQGLYHPTSGRITIDGHDIRHVSPQSLRSQLGVVPQDCFLFSGTILENISLYRPEFTLEQVIEVAKLAEAHAFIQALPLGYNTKVGERGSTLSGGQRQRIAIARALLGNPRILILDEATSSLDTESERRFQDNLARISRDRTTFIIAHRLSTVRNANRILVLDRGILVEQGTHQELMALQGLYYHLAQQQLDL, from the coding sequence ATGAAAAATGTATCAGGTAGACTAACGAAATATCCTACCCCGTTAAGTTCTCCTTACCAAGGACTAGACGAAATCTTCGGCTGTGTGCTTCAGCAGTTAAGCCAAGGTTTACTCGACTCCACAACTGCCCTAGAGTTGAGCCAATCTTTTGAATTTTCCGAACTCCAGCTTGGTTTTGAACTGTTAAGTAATATTATACAACAACCCAACCCGCAACATTCTGTTCACACAGAACATAATAGCACATATTCCGATACATATCTACATATTATCGGTCAAGGGCGGGTCAGGTTGTTAGGTTTTGATCCCTCTAAGGGGCGGGAGGTTTCGGCTGAGGTACTTGAGACACCCGGAGACTCATTGGGGGCTGATCAACAGTTGTGCAATGAATCGTTACCTTACCGAGCGATCGCGGCGAGTGAAGGGTGGATAGCTCGCATTCGCTTTGATCAACTCCAACCCTGGTTAGAACGGTTCCCTGAGCTAGAAGCGCACTGGCGACAACAAGCACAAAACAGGCAGCGCCTGATTTTCTGGAAGACATTAACCCAACTGCGATCGCAAAGTCATTTAGCGATCGAGCAACTCCTTCCTTATATAGAAGATATAGAAGAAATTCAGATTCGGGCAGGTGAGTCATTAGCGGATGTAGCAACAGAACAACCCGGTCACTTCTGGCTACATGGGGGTGAAATTGAACGTCAGGGAGCAGAATCTAATGCTCACCGTCTCCCCCCGACTATCGGCGAAAGCTGGGGACATCCACAACCTATACCAACGGATTGGGTTGCCCAAACTGATTTATCCGTTTACTGGTTGCCCCTAGAACATTGGCAAGCCGCCCAAGGGATTGTTCAAGTGTTAGCCCAGGCTCAGCCCGAGTCAACCAATGGCAGCAAACCCAATCCATCTCTAAAATCGAAAACGTCGAGAAGCTTGGTTCAGAAAACTCGGACTCAGGCTCTCCCTGTTCCCCAACCCCAGCCTGAACCCGCCTCTTTTGAGTCCCCTGATACCCAACCCATCGCCTTTCCTCAACCGACAACGGGACGTTATCGGGGACGACAGTTTTGGCGCGGTTACCCTTTCATTCAGCAGCAGAGTTCCTCAGACTGTGGACCGACTTGCTTGGCGATGATTGGGCGGTATTGGGGGAAACGGTTTAGTCTCAACTCCCTGCGGGAGTTAGCCGACGTGGGGCGAGCAGGGGCTTCGCTCAAAGGATTAACCAAAGCCGCCCAAACCTTGGGATTTAAAGCCACGCCGGTGCGGGCGTCCTTGAGTCGCCTGCAACAGCAGAAAAATCCCTGGATTGCCCACTGGCAGGGAGATCACTATGTCGTCGTTTACCGGGTGAAGGGCGATCGCGTTCTCATGGCTGATCCGGCGATGGGCAAGCGCTTGGTTCCCCGGCAAGAGTTTTTGACAAATTGGACAGGATATGCACTCCTGTTAGAGCCAACCGCCCAACTGGCAGCCGCCCCCGATGAAAAGCGCTCTCTGAAACGCTTTTGGGGGTTACTGTGGCCCCATCGCTCTATCCTGTTGCAGATTATCTTAGCGTCATTGCTGCTCCAGGTTTTTGGGCTGATTACCCCCCTGTTTACCCAAATTATCCTCGACCGGGTGGTGGTCAATAAAAGCTTAATCACACTGCAGGTGTTTGCCATTGGACTGATTATCTTTGGCGTTTGGAGTATTGGCATCGGTGTCACCCGACGATATCTGCTGTTCTATTATTCCAATCGTTTGAGTCTCACGTTTATCAGTGGTTTCATTAACCATACCCTGAGCTTACCCCTGAAGTTTTTTGAATCCCGTCAGGTAGGGGACATCATCACCCGGGTTCAGGAAACCAGCAAAATTAAGGCGTTCCTGACTCAGCAAGTCATTGGTACCTGGCTGGATGTGTTGATGGTGTTTGTCTATGCGGGGTTGATGTTCTACTACAACTGGCAGCTTACCCTGCTGGTGCTAGCCACGATTCCCCCGATCGCGATCTTAACAGTGGTCGCCAGTCCGTTTCTGCGTCAGAAGTCGCGGGAAGTGTTTAAGGAAGTCGCGGCGCAAAATTCCTTGTTGGTGGAAATGATGACAGGGGTAGCAACCGTTAAATCTACCGCCGCCGAACAAGAGGTGCGCTGGCGCTGGGAAGACCGTTTCACCAGTCAGTTAAATACCCAGTTTAAAGCCTTCCATCTGAGTAATGGCTTGCAGGCAGTGAGTGGTTTGTTTAATACCCTCGGCAGCACGGCGTTACTGTGGTACGGAGCGACATTGGTAATTCAGGATCAGCTTACCATTGGTCAGTTTGTCGCCTTCAACATGCTCATCGGCAAAGTGACGAGTCCGATTTTGTCTCTGGTCGCCCTGTGGGATCGATTCCAAGAAATCCTGGTGTCTGTGGAACGGCTCAACGATGTCTTTGGCACCCAGCCGGAGGAACATCCTCAACAACCCATGCTGACGCTACCCCAAATCCGGGGGGATGTGACCTTGGAAAATGTGACGTTCCGTTATGGTGAACAAGAGGAACACAATACCCTGGAAAATATTAGCTTAGAGGTTCAGGCTGGGGAAACCATTGCCTTGGTGGGACGCAGTGGTTCGGGTAAGAGTACGTTGGTGAAACTGCTGCAAGGACTTTATCACCCCACCTCTGGGCGAATCACGATTGATGGTCACGATATTCGCCATGTTTCGCCCCAATCGTTACGTTCTCAACTCGGCGTGGTTCCCCAAGACTGTTTCCTCTTCTCCGGTACGATTCTAGAAAATATTAGCCTCTATCGACCGGAATTTACTCTGGAGCAAGTGATTGAAGTGGCTAAGTTGGCAGAAGCCCATGCGTTTATTCAAGCCTTGCCCTTGGGATACAACACCAAAGTCGGAGAGCGGGGTTCGACGCTTTCCGGGGGACAGCGGCAGCGAATTGCCATTGCTCGTGCTTTGTTGGGGAACCCCCGGATTTTGATTCTGGATGAAGCGACAAGTTCCTTGGATACTGAGTCAGAGCGACGCTTTCAAGACAATCTAGCCCGGATTAGCCGCGATCGCACCACCTTTATTATTGCTCATCGCCTCTCCACTGTGCGGAATGCCAACCGCATCTTAGTGCTAGACCGAGGCATTCTCGTGGAACAGGGGACTCATCAGGAATTAATGGCACTTCAAGGTCTTTACTACCATCTAGCACAGCAGCAGTTGGATCTTTAA
- a CDS encoding HlyD family efflux transporter periplasmic adaptor subunit codes for MQKTTVSILSPSQAASIYGGTATSVQPNEQKSPEPSTPTVKWSTALQTMLDQPPAGFPQRLMVGGLAFCIAFGAWATFGHIDEVGKAHGRLVPKGNVYKIHSVQSGKIVDIEVEEGELIKAGQVLVELDTELAVTEVKRLEQLLNSQQTELTQEKELIERTRLEAQTRQRIAQAEVQAQQAALAQAKAKITVLKQKLPQLHTEKAFHQKRQQRLQPLTAHADELFARRQAEAEAQAERLKTLKPLLEEGAISSEMVFQAEQSLRASQSAIIQSQLQEGTSTQEQLFQAQQTLRDLDLQMIQAQGELQQTLAEIDQLQAGLAQKQTEVRRSQIEAQERIQQLEMELTQLKAKIADNKNQLVRAKAQLNQQFLYAPVDGVVSSLSVSHSGEVVQPSQTVAEIAPKGEPLVLSASLPNHDAGFIKVGMPVKVKFDAYPYQDYGIVTGEVTYISPDSKADEQFGVVYHVEVELDRNHVTEGGHQIEFKAGQTATAEIIIRRRRIADILLEPFRELQEGGISL; via the coding sequence ATGCAAAAAACAACTGTGTCAATACTGTCACCGTCTCAGGCTGCATCAATTTATGGAGGTACAGCCACCTCAGTGCAACCCAATGAGCAGAAATCTCCAGAACCTTCAACACCGACGGTCAAATGGTCAACGGCTTTACAGACGATGCTTGACCAGCCGCCAGCCGGGTTTCCCCAGCGACTGATGGTGGGCGGGTTAGCGTTCTGTATCGCATTTGGTGCCTGGGCAACCTTTGGTCACATTGATGAAGTGGGTAAAGCCCATGGACGATTAGTGCCAAAAGGCAATGTCTATAAAATTCACTCGGTTCAGTCTGGCAAGATTGTCGATATTGAAGTTGAAGAAGGGGAGTTAATTAAAGCTGGGCAAGTTTTAGTGGAATTGGATACCGAACTTGCCGTAACTGAGGTTAAGCGCTTAGAGCAACTGCTCAATTCCCAGCAAACCGAATTAACCCAAGAAAAAGAACTGATAGAGAGAACCCGTCTGGAGGCTCAAACCCGCCAACGCATTGCCCAGGCAGAGGTGCAAGCCCAACAAGCTGCCCTGGCTCAAGCTAAGGCAAAGATCACCGTGTTAAAGCAGAAATTGCCGCAATTGCACACAGAAAAGGCGTTCCACCAAAAAAGACAACAACGGCTGCAACCTCTAACTGCTCATGCCGATGAACTCTTTGCCCGACGGCAAGCGGAAGCAGAAGCTCAAGCTGAACGACTCAAAACCCTCAAACCCCTCTTGGAAGAAGGGGCAATTTCTTCAGAAATGGTGTTTCAAGCTGAACAAAGTCTGCGTGCCAGCCAAAGTGCGATTATCCAAAGTCAACTGCAAGAGGGGACGAGTACTCAAGAGCAGCTATTTCAGGCACAGCAAACCTTGCGCGATTTGGACTTACAGATGATTCAAGCTCAAGGTGAGTTACAACAGACCTTGGCAGAAATTGATCAACTTCAGGCAGGATTGGCTCAAAAACAAACCGAGGTACGCCGCAGTCAGATTGAAGCACAGGAGCGAATACAGCAACTGGAAATGGAGTTGACCCAACTCAAAGCCAAGATTGCGGACAATAAAAATCAGCTAGTTAGGGCTAAAGCTCAACTCAACCAGCAATTTCTCTATGCACCGGTGGATGGGGTGGTTTCATCCCTCAGCGTTAGCCATAGTGGTGAGGTGGTGCAACCCAGCCAAACCGTTGCGGAAATAGCACCCAAAGGTGAGCCGTTGGTACTTTCAGCCAGTTTACCCAACCATGATGCTGGTTTCATTAAGGTGGGTATGCCCGTGAAGGTCAAGTTTGATGCTTACCCCTATCAAGATTACGGCATCGTGACGGGCGAAGTTACCTACATCTCTCCTGACAGTAAAGCCGACGAACAATTCGGTGTCGTTTATCACGTCGAAGTTGAGCTAGACCGCAATCATGTTACCGAAGGTGGTCATCAGATTGAGTTTAAGGCAGGTCAAACTGCCACGGCTGAGATTATTATCCGCCGCCGCCGCATTGCCGATATCTTACTGGAACCCTTCCGGGAGCTGCAAGAAGGTGGCATCAGTCTTTAA
- a CDS encoding HetP family heterocyst commitment protein: MPTINAKREKTLDPEQFEQIIDAIRQGKYSWACVLLLRFAGHNPQYYIPYRTYNRLRKEHSSQKPQENLQSGDTSGNPGQPTRKSSCKIADLNHLEVVDHKTLSMKGGYNLQGLPAIESEDCIPDSVAPSDDWFSGVSSLFNRLTGLG, from the coding sequence ATGCCAACGATCAATGCCAAACGTGAGAAAACTCTCGATCCCGAACAGTTCGAGCAGATAATAGACGCCATTCGCCAAGGGAAGTATTCGTGGGCTTGTGTTTTGCTGCTGCGTTTTGCGGGTCACAATCCCCAATACTATATTCCTTACCGTACCTACAACCGATTGAGGAAAGAACATAGTTCCCAGAAGCCTCAAGAGAATCTTCAGAGTGGGGACACCTCTGGGAACCCAGGACAACCAACCAGAAAGTCCTCCTGCAAAATCGCTGACCTGAATCACTTAGAAGTCGTTGATCACAAAACGCTATCGATGAAAGGCGGCTATAACCTACAGGGGTTGCCAGCAATTGAGTCAGAAGACTGTATCCCAGATTCTGTAGCGCCTTCGGATGATTGGTTTTCAGGCGTATCGTCTCTGTTTAACCGCTTGACTGGGTTGGGTTAG